The DNA region CGGCGTCAGCCGCGAGATCATGCTCTCCGCCCTGCGGCAGGCCCACGAGGGCCGGCTCCACATCCTCGGGAAGATGAACGCCGTCATGGACACGCACCGTCCCGACCTCTCTCCGTACGCTCCGCGGATCTACGTGATGATGGTGAAGACCGACAAGATCCGGGAGATCATCGGGCCGGGAGGAAAGATCATCCGCGGGATCCAGGAGCAGACGGGCGTGAAGATCGACATCGACGACGACGGCACCGTGAAGATCGCCGCGGTGAACGCCGACTCCGCGCGGGCGGCCATCTCCATCATCGAGGGGATCACGCAGAGCGCCGAGGTGGGTAAGGTATACGAGGGAAGGGTCCGCAAGATCATGGATTTCGGCGCCTTCGTGGAAATCTTCCCGGGCACCGACGGACTGCTCCACGTTTCCCAGATCTCCAAGCACCGCGTCAACGTCGCCGACTGCTTCAAGGAGGGGGACGACGTCACCGTCCGCGTCCTCGAGGTGGATCGGGACGGGAAGATCCGTCTCTCCCACAAGGAGTTCGAGGAGGAGGGGAGGTTCCCCGAGGCTTCGGGCCCGCCGCCGGGACAGGACAGGGAAAAGGGCGACGCCGGACGGGATCGCGGGCGGGACGGCGGCCGCGGGGGAAGGGGCCGTCGCTAGTGCGGCGTTCCGGATCACCGAGGTAGGCGGCCGACGTCGATGACGGTCGCCCGCACCCTCCTCGACAACGGCGTCGCCATCGTCACCGAACAGGTTCCCTGGTTGCGGTCGGCCACCGTGGGGATCTGGGTGCCGGTGGGCTCGCGCGCGGAAACGCCTGCCGAAAGCGGCGTCGCGCATTTCATCGAGCACATGCTGTTCAAGGGGACGCCTCGCCGGAGGGCCGTGGACATCTCGCGGGCCATCGAATCGGTGGGCGGGACGATGAACGCCTACACCTCCCGTGAGTACACGTACTTCTTCGCCAAGTCCATGGAGAAGGATTTCTCCCTTCTCGTGGACCTTCTCACCGACATCTACCGGAACTCCCTCTTCGACGAGGCGGAACTGGACCGGGAGAGGGGCGTTATCCTCCAGGAGATCCTCATGGTGGACGACACGCCCGAGGAGTACCTCCACGACTATTTCAACTCCTCGTACTGGGCGGGGCACCCACTGGGGTTTCCGGTGCAGGGGACCGCGGAGAGCGTGGGGCGATTCGACCGGGCCCTGCTCAAGGGGTATTTCGACGACCGGTTCCGTCGGGCGGGGATCGTGGTGACGGTGGTGGGGAACCTCCCGCACCGGGCGGTGGCGGAGGCGTTCGAGCGCTCTCTCTCCTCGCTCCCGCTCGGGGAGCCGCTCGTTCCCGTCCCTCCCGCGACGCCGGTGCGGGGAACGTTTCTCAAGCGGAGGCCGCTCGAGCAGGTGCACCTGTGCCTCGGCGCCCCCGGAGTATCGCGGCACAGCGACCGGGTCTACGCGATGGACGTGCTGAACGCGACCCTCGGCGGCAGTTCCAGCAGCCACCTCTTCCAGCAGGTCCGCGAGGAGCGCGGGCTGGCGTACTCCGTCGGCTCTTCCCTGTCCGCCTACGCGGACACGGGGGTCCTCGACATCTACGCCGGCACGGGGCGGGAGCATGCCGCGAAGGTGCTCTCCGTCGCGGGGGACGTGGTGGACGCTCTCCAGCGGGGCGGGGTCACGGACGAGGAGGTCGCGTTCGGCAAGGAGCTCATCAAGGGGAACACCCTTCTTTCGCTGGAAAGCACGGGGTACCGGATGTCGTCCCTCGCGATGAACGAGATGTTCCTCTCCCGCCTGGAACCCCCGGAGGCGATCCTCGACCGCGTGGACGCGGTGACCCCGGAGGAGGTGCGCGCGCTCGCGTCGGAGGTTCTCCGAAGGGACCGGTTCACGTTGGCGGCCATCGGCGACCTTCCCGACACGCCCCTTTCTTTTTAGCGCGATGGGCGAGGAATGCGCGATCCGGGTTCGGCTGCTGCGCGGGGCGGTCGACGCGCTCCCCGCGTACCAGACGGCGGGGGCGGCCGGAATGGATCTTTCGGCCGACGTCGACGGCGAGATCGTCATCCCGCCGATGGGGAGGGAGAAGATTCCTACGGGGATCGCACTGTCGATTCCCGCGGGAGTGGAGGGGCAGGTGCGGCCCCGCAGCGGGCTCGCGATCCGCCACGGCGTGACGTGCCTCAACGCGCCCGGGACGATCGACTCCGACTACCGGGGCGAGGTGTGCGTGATCCTGGCGAACTTCGGCGAGAAACCGTTCCCCGTCCGGCGCGGCGACCGGATCGCCCAGATCGTCTTTTCCCGGACGCTGCGGGCGCGCCTCGACGTCGTGCCCGATCTCGAGGAAACCCCGCGGGGCGAGGGAGGTTTCGGCCACACGGGGAGATAAGCGCTCCGGTTCGTCGGAGACGCTGCCGCACCAGGAGGTGTCGAGGTGATCGAGCGGTACACGCGGCCGGAGATGGCTGCCATCTGGCACGACGAGAACCGGTTTCGCATCTGGCTCGACATCGAGATCCTCGCCATGGAGGCGATGGTCCGCCAGGGATGGATCCCGGCGGACGCCCTCGCGCGGGTCCGGGAAAAGGCGTCCTTCGACATCGCGCGGATCGACGAGATCGAGAAGAAGGTAAAGCACGACGTCATCGCCTTCCTGACCTCCGTCGCGGAGCATATCGGCGACGACTCCCGCTTCCTCCACGTGGGGCTGACGAGTTCCGACGTCCTGGACACCGCCTTCGCCGTCCAGATGCGGCAGGCCCTCACGCTCCTGATCCGCGAGGCCGAAGCGGTCTTCGATGTCCTCAAGGCCCGCGCCCTCGAGCATCGGGGCACCGTGATGATCGGCCGTACGCACGGCATCCACGCCGAGCCGGTGACGTTCGGGTGGAAGATGGCGCTGTGGGCCGACGAGGTTCGACGGGACATCACCCGCCTCGTCCGCGCGCGCCACGTGATCTCGGTCGGGAAGCTCTCCGGGGCGGTGGGAACCTTCGCCAACATCGATCCCTGCGTCGAAGACTTCGTCTGCCGGAAGCTCCACCTCTCGGCCGCGCCCGCCTCCACCCAGGTGATCCAGCGCGACCGGCACGCCGAGGTGTTCGCCGCGCTCGCCATCGTCGCCTCGTCCCTCGACAAGTTTTCCACGGAGATCCGCCACCTGCAGCGGACCGAGGTCCGCGAGGTGGAAGAATTCTTCGCCGCCGGCCAGAAAGGGTCCTCCGCCATGCCGCACAAGCGGAACCCCGTCCTTTCCGAAAACCTCTCCGGCCTCGCGCGGCTGCTGCGCGGCTACTCCGTCACGGCGATGGAGAACATGGCGCTCTGGCACGAACGGGACATCAGCCACTCCTCCGCCGAGCGGGTGATCGCCCCCGACGCCACCATCCTCCTTCACTTCGCCCTCGGACGGTTTCGTGGGATGATGGAGAAGCTGCTTGTCTATCCCGACAGGATGCGGAGAAACCTCGAGAGCACCCATGGGCTGCTCTACTCGCAGCGCGTGCTCCTCGCTCTGGCTGCGAAGGGGTTCTCGAGGGAGATGGCGTACGAGATGGTCCAACGGTCCGCGATGAAGTCGTGGAAAAACGGGCGCCCGCTCGCGGCGATTCTCTGGAAGGACAGGGACGTGCGCGCCGCGCTGTCGAAAAAAGAGTTCGACGCGCTGTTCGACATCGACTACTACCTCAAGAATATCGACGGAATCATCGACCGGGTGTTCGCTCGAAAGGGGGGGAAGGCGTGAAGGCGAAAATCTACGTCACGCTGAAGCGGGGGGTCCTCGACCCGCAGGGGAAGGCGATCCGCGCGTCGCTCTCCCAGCTCGGCATCGACGGTGTGGAAGACGTGCGCGTCGGCAAGTTCATGGAGGTCACGCTGAAGGAAATCGGGGCCGAGGAAGCGCGCCGCCGCCTCGACGAGGCGTGCCGCCGCCTGCTGGCGAACACGGTGATCGAAGAGTACCGGATCGAGATCGGGGGATAGGGGGGTCGATGAAGATCGCCGTCCTCGTGTTTCCCGGTTCGAACTGCGACCACGACGCCTACCACGCCCTGAAGCACGTGGTGGGGGTGGACGCGGAGTTCGTCTGGCACAAGGAATCGTCCCTCGACGGTTTCGACGCCGTCGTCATTCCCGGGGGGTTCACCTACGGCGACTACCTGCGCTCGGGGGCGATGGCGAAGCTCTCTCCCGTGATGGGGGCGGTGCGCCGGTTCGCGGAAGGCGGGGGGCCGGTCATCGGGATCTGCAACGGTTTCCAGATCCTTCTCGAGGCGGGCCTTCTTCCGGGCGCGATGATCGTGAACGACTCCCTCCGGTTCGTCTGCGATTTCGTCCACCTGCGCGCCGGCACCGGGCGCACGCCGTTCACGCGGGGGATCCCCGAGGG from Deltaproteobacteria bacterium CG2_30_66_27 includes:
- a CDS encoding deoxyuridine 5'-triphosphate nucleotidohydrolase, with product MGEECAIRVRLLRGAVDALPAYQTAGAAGMDLSADVDGEIVIPPMGREKIPTGIALSIPAGVEGQVRPRSGLAIRHGVTCLNAPGTIDSDYRGEVCVILANFGEKPFPVRRGDRIAQIVFSRTLRARLDVVPDLEETPRGEGGFGHTGR
- a CDS encoding adenylosuccinate lyase, which translates into the protein MIERYTRPEMAAIWHDENRFRIWLDIEILAMEAMVRQGWIPADALARVREKASFDIARIDEIEKKVKHDVIAFLTSVAEHIGDDSRFLHVGLTSSDVLDTAFAVQMRQALTLLIREAEAVFDVLKARALEHRGTVMIGRTHGIHAEPVTFGWKMALWADEVRRDITRLVRARHVISVGKLSGAVGTFANIDPCVEDFVCRKLHLSAAPASTQVIQRDRHAEVFAALAIVASSLDKFSTEIRHLQRTEVREVEEFFAAGQKGSSAMPHKRNPVLSENLSGLARLLRGYSVTAMENMALWHERDISHSSAERVIAPDATILLHFALGRFRGMMEKLLVYPDRMRRNLESTHGLLYSQRVLLALAAKGFSREMAYEMVQRSAMKSWKNGRPLAAILWKDRDVRAALSKKEFDALFDIDYYLKNIDGIIDRVFARKGGKA
- a CDS encoding phosphoribosylformylglycinamidine synthase, which produces MKAKIYVTLKRGVLDPQGKAIRASLSQLGIDGVEDVRVGKFMEVTLKEIGAEEARRRLDEACRRLLANTVIEEYRIEIGG
- a CDS encoding phosphoribosylformylglycinamidine synthase I: MKIAVLVFPGSNCDHDAYHALKHVVGVDAEFVWHKESSLDGFDAVVIPGGFTYGDYLRSGAMAKLSPVMGAVRRFAEGGGPVIGICNGFQILLEAGLLPGAMIVNDSLRFVCDFVHLRAGTGRTPFTRGIPEGTILKIPVAHYQGNYYADERTLSTLEERGQVVFRYCDPAGEVTRESNPNGSARNIAGICSEGGNVLGMMPHPERSAEEVLGSADGRRLFDAMVAWVGERST